In Phaeobacter inhibens DSM 16374, the following proteins share a genomic window:
- a CDS encoding protein-tyrosine phosphatase family protein, translated as MEHVSEGGDTKSAEKGGPLVLHALSVADGILALCPLPGASGDYYADIEHIREWQPGLVISMTTDEEHAAVGAESLGSDLQSLGSRWIHLPVPDFSTPPPDILSRWPEASHMARKALVGGGRVLVHCRGGCGRSGMVVLRLMTECGERPDLALARLRAVRPCAIETDAQMIWAYGPRRIPGNAR; from the coding sequence ATGGAGCATGTATCTGAGGGTGGCGATACCAAAAGTGCGGAAAAAGGCGGACCGCTGGTGTTGCACGCGCTGTCGGTGGCGGATGGCATTTTGGCGCTGTGTCCGCTGCCGGGGGCAAGCGGGGATTACTACGCCGACATAGAGCATATTCGGGAGTGGCAGCCCGGACTGGTGATCTCCATGACCACGGATGAGGAACACGCCGCCGTTGGCGCAGAGAGCCTCGGCAGCGATCTGCAGAGCCTTGGCAGCCGATGGATCCACCTGCCGGTTCCTGATTTCAGCACGCCGCCTCCGGACATTCTGAGCCGCTGGCCTGAGGCGAGCCATATGGCCCGCAAGGCGCTTGTCGGAGGTGGTCGGGTACTGGTGCATTGTCGAGGCGGCTGTGGCCGGTCGGGAATGGTTGTGCTGCGACTGATGACGGAATGTGGTGAGCGGCCGGATCTGGCGCTGGCGCGACTGCGCGCGGTGCGGCCCTGTGCCATTGAAACCGACGCCCAGATGATTTGGGCCTACGGCCCGAGACGGATTCCCGGCAACGCACGCTGA
- a CDS encoding 5'-nucleotidase C-terminal domain-containing protein, whose product MTGSDQAEDSKVGSLRILATTDLHANLLSHDYYSDKPDPAQGLSRVATLIAQARHEAADNGAVTLLLDNGDSIFGTPIAERPLELSDIRPAPVARAFDLLSYDAIGLGNHDFDFGLDQLRQALLRISCPVLCSNMRALDPQLSLPFCQSTVLERALPDTSGTPPLRIGLISVLPMQTLKWAAHQLQGKVTIDDMVQSARDHAAALREQGCDVIVALAHTGIGEGHATYGIENALHQLANLGVLDAIVGGHTHLTLPDPRHPVSAPVVMPGAHGSHLGVIDLRMTWNSDRWAVTKATCTLRPIARRRTIGGAGGVLTPLVDEDPAMVAALAEDHAETRTRMAQPVGRTSQPLHSYFTFLGRDQALALVAWAQAAAVRPALTDTVASNLPLLSATAPGKFGARSGPSNYTDVPIGQMYMRHVVDIQPFPNELRTVVLDGAQLRDWLEMSAGLFNQIAPGTFGSPLLDDDRAGHNFDVIFGVQYDIDVSAPARFASDGELANPDSYRIRNLRWKGAPVRDSQHFAVAVSSYRIGGGGNFAMAQAATPLPIPPLRVRDAIRDYVAGRLDRDPLEHAPPPWRLFSHPSTEVEIFTGPGARAYLTDLDPSRHSLHGTTPDGFLRIGVKL is encoded by the coding sequence ATGACAGGATCGGACCAAGCCGAGGACAGTAAGGTCGGATCCCTGCGCATTCTGGCGACCACGGATCTTCACGCAAACCTGCTCAGTCACGATTACTATTCCGATAAACCTGATCCTGCGCAGGGTCTGTCACGCGTGGCCACGCTGATCGCTCAGGCGCGCCACGAAGCCGCAGACAACGGTGCTGTCACTCTGCTTTTAGACAATGGCGACAGCATTTTCGGAACCCCGATTGCGGAGCGCCCGCTGGAGCTTAGCGATATCCGCCCTGCGCCGGTTGCGCGTGCGTTTGATCTGCTCAGCTATGACGCCATCGGCCTTGGAAATCACGACTTCGATTTCGGGTTGGATCAGTTGCGGCAGGCACTATTGCGGATCAGCTGCCCGGTACTCTGCTCAAATATGCGGGCGCTGGACCCGCAGCTGTCCCTTCCGTTCTGCCAATCCACCGTGCTCGAACGCGCACTCCCGGATACCTCAGGCACACCGCCGCTGCGCATTGGCCTGATCTCAGTTCTGCCGATGCAGACACTCAAATGGGCGGCCCATCAACTTCAAGGCAAAGTCACGATCGACGACATGGTGCAATCCGCACGCGATCATGCCGCTGCCTTACGCGAACAGGGCTGTGACGTCATCGTGGCGCTCGCTCATACCGGGATCGGCGAAGGACACGCAACCTACGGTATTGAAAACGCTCTCCATCAGCTGGCCAATCTTGGCGTGCTGGACGCGATAGTTGGCGGCCACACCCATCTGACGCTGCCCGATCCACGCCACCCGGTTTCCGCGCCGGTCGTGATGCCCGGGGCCCATGGCTCACATCTTGGCGTAATCGACTTGCGGATGACGTGGAACTCTGATCGCTGGGCTGTGACCAAGGCCACCTGTACGCTCCGCCCCATCGCCCGACGCAGAACCATCGGCGGCGCTGGCGGCGTACTGACGCCTCTGGTGGACGAAGATCCCGCAATGGTCGCGGCGCTCGCGGAAGATCATGCCGAAACACGGACCCGCATGGCGCAACCTGTGGGACGCACCAGCCAACCGCTGCATTCCTATTTCACTTTTCTCGGCCGCGATCAGGCTCTTGCGCTGGTGGCTTGGGCCCAGGCGGCTGCAGTGCGTCCGGCCCTGACAGATACCGTGGCCAGCAACCTGCCCCTGCTCTCAGCGACGGCCCCCGGCAAATTTGGCGCACGCTCCGGCCCCTCAAATTACACGGATGTACCGATCGGGCAGATGTATATGCGCCATGTCGTCGATATACAGCCTTTCCCAAACGAGTTGCGCACCGTGGTTCTGGATGGCGCCCAGCTGCGCGATTGGCTGGAAATGTCGGCCGGGTTGTTCAATCAGATCGCGCCCGGCACCTTTGGCTCCCCATTGTTGGACGACGATCGGGCCGGCCATAATTTCGATGTCATTTTCGGTGTCCAATACGATATCGATGTCTCCGCACCAGCCCGGTTTGCCAGCGATGGAGAACTCGCAAATCCGGATAGCTACCGGATCCGCAACCTCCGCTGGAAAGGGGCGCCGGTGCGCGACAGTCAGCATTTCGCGGTAGCGGTCAGCAGCTATCGCATCGGTGGCGGCGGTAACTTCGCCATGGCCCAGGCCGCCACGCCGCTGCCGATTCCCCCGTTGCGGGTGAGAGACGCGATCCGCGACTACGTGGCCGGGCGTCTTGATCGTGACCCATTGGAACACGCTCCTCCTCCCTGGCGCCTGTTCAGCCATCCCTCCACAGAGGTTGAGATCTTTACCGGGCCCGGAGCCCGCGCCTATCTCACCGATCTTGATCCGTCCCGCCACAGCCTCCATGGCACCACCCCCGACGGGTTTCTAAGGATTGGCGTCAAATTGTGA
- a CDS encoding YbaB/EbfC family nucleoid-associated protein codes for MLKGLGGLGDMAKMMKSAQELQTKMAQMQEDLHNVMVTGEAGAGLVKATASAKGDLKALDIDPSIFNGDDKEVVEDLILAAIKDAQAKAAEKAQEEMASLTESMGLPKDIKLPF; via the coding sequence ATGCTCAAAGGCCTCGGCGGTCTTGGCGATATGGCCAAGATGATGAAATCGGCACAGGAACTGCAAACCAAGATGGCGCAGATGCAGGAAGACCTGCACAATGTCATGGTCACCGGCGAAGCAGGCGCAGGTCTGGTGAAGGCAACCGCCTCGGCCAAGGGCGATCTGAAGGCGCTGGATATCGACCCGTCGATCTTCAACGGCGACGACAAGGAAGTGGTCGAAGATCTGATCCTCGCCGCGATCAAGGATGCCCAGGCCAAAGCCGCCGAAAAGGCGCAGGAAGAAATGGCCAGCCTGACCGAAAGCATGGGCCTGCCCAAGGACATTAAACTGCCG
- the nudC gene encoding NAD(+) diphosphatase, protein MRQAEHVTFGGSGLDRAAHLRDDPAALAALWSGGDCRILLIWRGKPLCSLPSEVAVASDKGILPVALAWVRSDHPVAKDAAVAAVFLGICTAGRARFSVDISDWQPDNLDDTALRAFVDNSEQRHPDLPQETGFVELRRIMAQLSREEAELAATARAVFGWHHSHGYCACCGAKSDMAQGGWQRVCPSCGAAHFPRTDPVVIMLITHGDAVLVGRSPGWPDGMYSLLAGFVEPGETLEAAVRRETAEETGVKVGAVSYLSSQPWPFPMSLMFGCAGEALGREITIDPKEIEDAIWVSRQDMMAIFEGTHPDIRQPRKGAIAHFLLQNWLADTLD, encoded by the coding sequence ATGCGACAGGCAGAACATGTGACATTTGGTGGCAGTGGTTTGGACCGGGCCGCGCATCTGCGGGATGATCCCGCGGCTTTGGCTGCGCTCTGGAGTGGCGGGGACTGTCGTATCCTGTTGATCTGGCGCGGAAAGCCATTGTGCTCTCTGCCTTCAGAGGTCGCCGTTGCATCGGATAAGGGGATTCTACCGGTGGCTTTGGCCTGGGTCCGGTCCGATCATCCCGTGGCGAAGGACGCGGCGGTGGCTGCTGTCTTCCTCGGGATCTGTACGGCAGGGCGGGCAAGGTTCTCAGTTGATATCAGTGATTGGCAGCCTGACAACCTTGACGATACGGCGTTGCGCGCCTTTGTGGATAACAGTGAACAGCGGCATCCGGATCTGCCGCAGGAGACCGGTTTTGTTGAGCTGCGACGCATCATGGCCCAGCTCAGCCGCGAGGAGGCAGAACTGGCGGCGACTGCACGGGCGGTGTTTGGCTGGCATCACTCGCATGGGTATTGCGCCTGCTGTGGCGCCAAAAGCGATATGGCACAGGGGGGGTGGCAGCGGGTCTGCCCCAGCTGTGGAGCGGCGCATTTTCCACGCACTGATCCGGTTGTCATCATGCTCATTACGCATGGGGATGCGGTGCTGGTCGGGCGGTCGCCTGGGTGGCCCGATGGGATGTACTCCCTCCTCGCCGGTTTTGTAGAGCCTGGGGAAACACTGGAGGCCGCTGTGCGACGTGAGACTGCGGAAGAAACCGGTGTGAAGGTCGGTGCCGTCAGCTATCTGTCCAGTCAGCCCTGGCCGTTTCCGATGTCGCTGATGTTCGGTTGCGCGGGTGAGGCATTGGGACGTGAGATCACCATCGATCCTAAAGAGATCGAAGATGCGATCTGGGTCTCGCGTCAGGATATGATGGCGATATTCGAAGGCACGCACCCTGATATTCGCCAGCCTCGTAAGGGCGCAATTGCACATTTTCTGCTACAGAACTGGCTTGCAGATACACTGGATTGA
- a CDS encoding DNA polymerase III subunit gamma/tau produces the protein MSDTAGDTAGQAPDQGSGQYQVLARKYRPETFADLVGQDAMVRTLKNAFAADRIAQAFIMTGIRGTGKTTTARIIAKGMNCIGEDGQGGPTTEPCGKCEHCTAIMEGRHVDVMEMDAASRTGVGDIREIIDSVQYRAASARYKIYIIDEVHMLSTSAFNALLKTLEEPPAHVKFIFATTEIRKVPVTVLSRCQRFDLRRIEPEVMIALLQKIAGAENAQIAEDALALITRAAEGSARDATSLLDQAISHGAGETTADQVRAMLGLADRGRVLDLIDMILRGDAASALTELSAQYAEGADPLAVLRDLAEITHWVSVVKITPDAAEDPTVSPDERARGSQMAEALPMRVLTRMWQMLLKALEEVAAAPNAMMAAEMAVIRLTHVADLPTPEQLMRTLQDTPPPPPPGGHMNAPMGSSGGPSGPGSAGGYVPQQAGPQGGMPGGPQGGPTMSAGNGQATALAPQADSALARYPSFEHVIELIRVKRDGLLLEYVKTYLRLVSYQPGRITIQPTDDAPKDLAARLGQQLQTWTHARWVISLANEGGGETITERENAAENALRAEASTHPMVQAVLESFPKAKIRHIRTAEDLAAEVEAEALPEVEDEWDPFEEE, from the coding sequence ATGAGCGACACAGCAGGCGACACAGCAGGCCAAGCACCGGACCAAGGGTCTGGCCAATATCAGGTTCTGGCCCGCAAATACCGGCCTGAAACTTTCGCCGATCTGGTGGGTCAGGACGCCATGGTGCGGACGCTGAAAAACGCCTTTGCCGCCGATCGGATTGCACAGGCCTTCATCATGACCGGCATTCGCGGCACCGGTAAGACGACCACCGCACGGATCATCGCCAAGGGCATGAACTGCATCGGTGAGGATGGTCAGGGTGGCCCGACTACCGAGCCCTGCGGCAAATGCGAACATTGCACGGCGATCATGGAAGGTCGGCATGTCGATGTAATGGAGATGGACGCCGCCTCGCGCACCGGGGTGGGTGACATCCGCGAAATCATCGATTCGGTGCAGTACCGCGCCGCCTCTGCCCGCTACAAGATCTACATCATCGATGAGGTCCACATGCTGTCGACCTCCGCCTTCAACGCGCTGCTGAAGACGCTGGAGGAACCGCCCGCACATGTGAAATTCATCTTCGCCACCACGGAGATCCGCAAGGTACCAGTGACGGTGCTGTCGCGCTGCCAGCGGTTCGATTTGCGCCGGATTGAGCCGGAGGTAATGATTGCCCTGTTGCAAAAGATCGCAGGCGCTGAGAATGCCCAAATCGCCGAGGATGCGCTGGCCCTCATCACCCGCGCCGCCGAGGGGTCGGCCCGTGATGCCACCTCGCTCCTAGATCAGGCGATTTCTCATGGCGCAGGCGAAACAACAGCTGATCAGGTCCGCGCCATGTTGGGACTGGCGGATCGCGGGCGGGTCCTTGATCTCATCGACATGATTCTGCGTGGCGACGCGGCTTCGGCGCTGACCGAACTCAGCGCGCAATATGCCGAGGGCGCCGATCCGCTGGCAGTGCTACGCGATCTTGCTGAAATCACCCATTGGGTGTCGGTGGTGAAGATTACCCCCGATGCCGCCGAAGACCCCACCGTCAGCCCCGATGAGCGCGCCCGTGGCAGCCAGATGGCCGAGGCATTGCCGATGCGGGTGCTGACGCGGATGTGGCAGATGCTGCTGAAAGCGTTGGAAGAGGTCGCCGCCGCGCCCAACGCTATGATGGCGGCCGAGATGGCGGTGATCCGTCTGACACATGTGGCCGACCTGCCGACGCCGGAACAACTGATGCGCACCCTGCAGGATACACCTCCGCCTCCGCCACCTGGCGGGCATATGAATGCGCCGATGGGGAGCTCTGGCGGACCATCTGGCCCCGGCAGCGCAGGCGGTTACGTCCCTCAGCAGGCCGGGCCACAGGGCGGCATGCCGGGCGGTCCCCAAGGCGGGCCAACGATGTCAGCAGGCAATGGACAGGCCACCGCCCTCGCCCCGCAGGCGGACAGCGCGCTTGCGCGCTATCCCAGCTTTGAGCATGTAATTGAACTGATCCGGGTAAAACGCGACGGTCTGCTGCTGGAATATGTAAAAACCTATCTGCGCCTGGTGTCCTATCAGCCGGGCCGAATCACCATCCAGCCAACGGATGACGCGCCCAAGGATCTCGCTGCCCGTCTGGGCCAGCAGTTGCAGACCTGGACCCATGCCCGTTGGGTGATTTCCCTCGCCAATGAGGGCGGCGGCGAAACCATCACTGAGCGTGAAAACGCCGCAGAGAACGCCCTGCGAGCGGAAGCCAGCACCCACCCGATGGTACAGGCGGTCCTTGAGAGCTTCCCCAAGGCAAAGATCAGACACATCCGTACAGCAGAAGATCTCGCCGCCGAAGTCGAGGCGGAAGCCCTGCCAGAGGTCGAGGACGAATGGGATCCCTTCGAAGAAGAGTGA